A single region of the Musa acuminata AAA Group cultivar baxijiao chromosome BXJ1-11, Cavendish_Baxijiao_AAA, whole genome shotgun sequence genome encodes:
- the LOC135596700 gene encoding eukaryotic translation initiation factor 3 subunit B-like has product MMAEVVLIEDIEASATRLGIDLSSVDLDSIQLPRGEDFGIKSDDDDDLYQEDPLEFEAGFGNIIVVDNLPVVPPEKFEKLEGVIRKIYSQIGTIREGGIWMPVNPDTQKTLGYCFVEYNTPQEAELAREKTNGYKLDKSHIFAVNLFDDFEKYMKVPDEWKAAEIKPYTPGENLQQWLTDEKARDQFVIRAGSNTEVFWNDPRQLMPELVHQRQYWTESFVQWSPLGTYLATVHRQGAAVWGGATTFNRLMRFAHPQVRLIDFSPGEKYLVTFSSHEPSNPRDTHRIVINIFDVRTGKLMRDFKGNVDEFATGGSGGVSGISWPVFRWGGGKEDKYFARMGKNVISVYETETFTLIDKKSMKVENVVDFSWSPTDPILALFVPELGGGNQPARVSLVQIPGKEELRQKNLFSVSDCKMYWQNNGEYLAVKVDRYTKTKKSTYTGFELFRIKERDIPIEVLELDNKNDKIVAFAWEPKGHRFAVIHGDGPRPDISFYSMRTTLNIGRVSKLTTLKAKQANALYWSPAGRYIVLAGLKGFNGQLEFYNVDELETMATGEHFMATDIEWDPTGRYVATAVTSVHEMENGFHIWSFSGKLLYRISRDHFYQFEWRPRPPSLLSAEKEEEIAKNLKKYSKKYEAEDQDVSMQLNEQDRRKRKMLQEQWNEWVTKWKQLHEEERQLRIELRDGVVSDEEEEYEAKEVEVEEVLDVTEEVVAFDLDQE; this is encoded by the exons ATGATGGCGGAGGTGGTGTTGATTGAGGATATAGAAGCATCTGCTACGCGCCTTGGAATCGATCTTTCCTCGGTTGATTTGGACTCGATCCAACTCCCTCGTGGGGAAGATTTTGGAATCAAAAG cgatgatgatgatgatttatatcaaGAGGACCCTCTCGAGTTTGAGGCTGGATTTGGGAACATCATTGTGGTCGACAATCTGCCGGTTGTGCCGCCAGAGAAATTTGAGAAGCTCGAAGGTGTCATCCGCAAGATATACAGTCAGATTGGCACAATAAGGGAAGGTGGAATTTGGATGCCAGTTAACCCAGATACACAGAAGACTCTAGGGTATTGCTTCGTCGAGTATAATACTCCTCAG GAAGCGGAACTTGCAAGGGAGAAGACAAATGGGTATAAGTTGGACAAATCACATATATTTGCTGTtaatttgtttgatgattttgagAAGTACATGAAGGTTCCAGATGAGTGGAAGGCTGCTGAAATTAAACCATACACACCTGGG GAAAATCTGCAGCAATGGCTTACTGATGAGAAAGCTAGGGATCAGTTTGTTATCCGTGCAGGTTCAAACACTGAGGTTTTCTGGAATGACCCCAGGCAATTAATGCCTGAACTTGTCCATCAGCGTCAG TATTGGACTGAGAGCTTCGTCCAGTGGTCTCCTCTTGGAACATACTTGGCCACAGTGCATCGGCAGGGTGCTGCTGTCTGGGGCGGTGCTACTACTTTTAATCGTTTGATGCGTTTTGCCCATCCTCAG GTGAGGTTGATTGATTTCTCTCCTGGTGAGAAGTATCTTGTGACATTCAGTAGCCATGAGCCCAGCAATCCTCGTGATACTCAT AGGATTGTGATCAATATTTTTGATGTGAGAACTGGAAAATTGATGCGAGACTTTAAAGGAAATGTAGATGAATTTGCAACTGGTGGAAGCGGGGGTGTCTCTGGAATTTCATGGCCTGTATTTAG GTGGGGTGGTGGTAAAGAAGACAAATATTTTGCAAGAATGGGAAAGAATGTTATCTCCGTTTATGAAACTGAGACGTTCACACTTATTGATAAAAAGTCCATGAAGGTTGAAAATGTTGTGGACTTTAGTTGGTCTCCTACTGATCCTATACTAGCCCTATTCGTTCCGGAGCTAGGTGGTGGTAACCAGCCTGCCAGG GTTAGCCTTGTCCAAATACCTGGCAAAGAGGAACTTAGGCAGAAAAACCTCTTCAGCGTCAGTGACTGTAAAATGTACTGGCAAAACAATGGAGAATACCTGGCTGTTAAGGTTGATAGGTATACTAAAACGAAAAAGAGTACATATACTGGTTTTGAACTTTTCCGTATCAAGGAAAGGGATATCCCAATTGAGGTCCTCGAACTTGATAATAAAAATGACAAGATAGTGGCCTTTGCATGGGAGCCCAAGGGCCACAGGTTTGCTGTCATCCATGGAGATGGTCCTCGGCCTGACATTAGTTTTTACTCTATGCGAACCACCCTGAACATCGGTCGGGTCTCAAAGCTCACAACTCTCAAGGCCAAGCAGGCCAATGCACTCTATTGGTCTCCTGCTGGACGCTACATAGTGCTTGCTGGCCTGAAAGGTTTCAATGGTCAGCTAGAGTTTTACAATGTTGATGAGCTAGAGACAATGGCGACAGGCGAGCATTTTATGGCCACTGATATCGAGTGGGATCCCACTGGAAG ATATGTTGCGACCGCTGTCACTTCGGTCCATGAGATGGAGAATGGATTCCATATTTGGTCCTTCAGTGGAAAGCTGCTATACCGGATATCCAGGGATCATTTCTATCAG tTTGAGTGGCGCCCTAGACCACCTTCCCTCTTgagtgccgagaaggaggaagagatTGCAAAGAACCTGAAGAAGTACAGCAAGAAGTATGAAGCAGAGGACCAGGATGTCTCCATGCAATTGAACGAGCAGGataggagaaagaggaagatgtTGCAGGAGCAATGGAATGAGTGGGTAACCAAATGGAAACAGTTGCACGAGGAAGAGAGGCAGCTGAGGATAGAGCTGAGGGACGGGGTGGTCAGCGATGAGGAGGAAGAGTATGAAGCCAAAGAAGTGGAAGTCGAGGAGGTGTTAGACGTTACGGAAGAGGTTGTCGCCTTCGACTTGGATCAAGAATAA
- the LOC103970810 gene encoding expansin-like B1, producing the protein MAPSAAQLLLFSLLILGSPATAATCSGCFSRSRAVHYPDSDRRGTETGACEYGAFGATLYGGDVSAASKLYRNGVGCGACYLVRCTIRGYCSRDGVVVVITDHGASDSADFILSQHAFAKLGRSASAGAALLALGVVDVQYRRVPCSYPKKNITFKMDHSSDFPYYFAFQIWYQQGDRDIVAVQLCETESLTCKLVDRSHGAVWAVAMPPRGPLSARMLLSGDDGDVTWLVPPYDVPEDWRAGAMYDSGIQVYS; encoded by the exons ATGGCTCCCTCGGCAGCGCAACTCCTCCTCTTCTCTTTACTCATCCTCGGGTCTCCTGCAACTGCAGCCACATGCAGCGGTTGCTTCTCGCGGTCGAGAGCTGTTCACTATCCGGACTCCGATAGACGAGGAACAGAAA CCGGAGCATGCGAGTATGGTGCCTTCGGAGCCACACTCTACGGTGGGGATGTCTCTGCAGCATCAAAGCTCTACAGAAACGGCGTGGGTTGCGGTGCATGCTATCTT GTCAGATGCACGATCAGAGGATACTGTTCCAGAGATGGGGTTGTCGTCGTCATCACCGACCACGGAGCAAGCGACAGTGCAGATTTCATTCTTAGTCAGCACGCTTTTGCGAAGCTGGGTCGAAGCGCCTCCGCTGGCGCCGCCCTTTTGGCTCTCGGTGTAGTTGACGTCCAGTACCGCAG GGTTCCTTGCAGCTACCCGAAGAAGAACATTACGTTCAAGATGGATCACAGCAGCGACTTCCCGTACTACTTTGCCTTCCAGATATGGTATCAACAAGGAGACCGGGATATAGTCGCCGTTCAGCTATGCGAG ACGGAGAGCTTGACGTGCAAGCTGGTGGATCGGAGCCATGGAGCGGTGTGGGCGGTGGCGATGCCACCGAGAGGGCCTCTCTCGGCGAGGATGCTGTTGAGTGGAGACGATGGCGATGTAACCTGGCTGGTACCGCCCTACGACGTACCGGAGGATTGGAGGGCGGGAGCCATGTACGATTCCGGGATACAAGTGTACTCCTAG